DNA from Oncorhynchus masou masou isolate Uvic2021 chromosome 5, UVic_Omas_1.1, whole genome shotgun sequence:
ATTGTGGGTAGTTTAGAAGATAATAAATATGTAATAACGCAAAAACATAACTGTTTGTACTTAATAGTAAGTAGGTAACCAGATCGTGACGAGAACTAAGTTACTATTTTTCCCACTATTTttcccactccagtcagcagatgacGATCTGCGACTTTAAGGCGATGCTGCTGGTGTGACGTATAATGTAGTGGACGGAACGCTTctttcaacagcagcaacagtgagTCAGACACCTCGGTAGCTTAGGACAAAAGAGACGAACCAATAAAGCTCTTTAGACGCTTTCATATAGCCACTGTATTTTAAACCCACTTCTGTCGTCTAGTTAGTTATCCgatttaatttcatatttacggtgttgttgttattattattcaacTAGCAGGCTGGTTcagttagcattagcctagctagctaacatatcagaccatgagttcactaagcTACTCTCCTGATAAAGAAGAGGAgatctgctggacggagaaagaagctctcgtgaaagaggaggaggaagaggaggctgttacaatacaaaaacaagtagacGGTGAGGCTGTTgcagtgaaagaagaagagaaagatgccttcagagtgaaagaggaggaggatgttacagtaaaagaagaggaggaagagaaagaggagggtgcagtttttggagtgaaggaggaggagggggagatgactgtcacatcgaaagaggaggaggaggaaactggATATCTGGGCCCGTTTTCCCAAACGCAACTTAAGGCATCCAATGGTAACGATGAATTTAGCCTTAAGATGGTTTTGAGAAACCGTTCCCtgattaacactagtaagtactgtcttaaaaacagaggcacaaactctgcagttgttgaactgatgtttggtgttaaaggggaaatctgtagTTTCTACATTCCATGTTTggacttttaaattatttatttatagccattgattcttgaagaatataacacatgcctcatgagcttagttcaactgttgtaccccatcagatccccaaataagctttttttaatccaatgtttagaaacaatgtaaatcaacactgtatatcctcaacatggttaaaactataatgttgatatcatggatggtcagtccttgcatccataggtctgtctatgaatttgagagtagttacatttctccagccccatcatcATCTTATTACCAAAACAGTGTTGGAATGTGTAATTACATCATCACATCATTGTTACATCATAAACGTTTATAAGTGGCGGAATGACgctttattgtttcaactgcagatTGGTTGATTTGATTGTGGCTTTTTTTAAAGGGACAACCTCGGatttaaacaacaacaaaatgtcagCCCTGAGACTTGGTTTGGTGAATGGCTGAGGGGTGGAGAAATGGACCCCTCTCTCAAATTCACAGAGAAAGTTATTGTAGCCACCTTGTCAAGACGTTCAGACATCTTGGCGTAACAGTTataaggtgttggcttgacagtcgCTGGACCCAGGTTTGAGTCCCGCTCAGGGCCTCCCCTGAATTCACTACACTATGAatacaaggactggccatccataaggtcaaaatgatagttttaaccagattgaggctatacagtgttaatTTACCAACAGTGGAGTTATACTAGCTTATGTTTTGGTTTTTGGTGGGGTAATACGGTTGAAACATTTGAGGCATTTATTTATGAGTTCTATTCTTCAGGAACCAATGGCtattatgatgtcataatgaCGTATGATGCTATAAGGGCTGACCCCATTCagtcgattgtttggtcgacaGGCTGTTAGTCGAACAGTCGCAAATATACAGTCAGTGTTTACTCTGCGTTCATTTAAGTGTGTCTCTGCGTCACGTCAGAATCATTGCCGCCACACCAAAATAAACATCCGATTTCTAACAAACATAGTTTCAATTAAGTTCTGTAAAATCACGTTTGCTTTTTCTTGGTAAATAGATAATCTTTGTTGGGTTCAACACAGTTCTGAAGGTTATTTAGCTCTGTGGCCtctagaatgatggaggccactgtgttcttggggaacttcaaagctgcagaaatgtgttcGTATCCTTCCCCCACATCTGTAcgttgacacaatcctgtctctgagctctatggacaattcctttgacctcatggcttggttttttgctctgaaactgtgggaccttatatagatatttgtagacaaagaagagctgtCCAGTCGGTCTAACAAAACATTCAAGGGACGTTTTTCTCAaaagttacaagtttatcaactttaaaAGCAGAATTacgttcctcaactgtagtgtaatgatataccattttctagctcagagtctctacttttatccaatattAAAAACACCTTTTCTAATGTCTCTACATAAGACAGAATCGAGCTGGTCGGTCATGTGATCCGTTACAGAAAGCTGGGTGTGTTTTGCACgccactacttcacaggagagacatTTGAACATAAAAAAACTAAACTTGATCAAAATGTCtcttttttttggcagaaattcctccttgaacatgtgaactttcatgtgctttAATAACAAACTCTTATGTAATCTggaaatataaataaaatgtgatttcacAAAGCTGTTTAGACATGGAGAAAATACAGAATGTAGCATAGCCATGATTGGTGGAGGGGGCTGGGACATACTGTGATTGGTGGAGATGATGAGGGGGCTGGGACATTCACGAGAAAGAAAATCCATTCTGTGACTCAAGGCTTCTCTGTCAAATGGCACACCCCCCTCTCTGTTACCGTGGAGATTTCAAAGATCCATTTGGATCTATTGATATTGTCATCTTGGACTACAAGCAAAGTGTTGCTACATCTTTCAGCTGCTTTCATCAACACAGCTCTGTCTACTGTGGATAAAGCAGTCTGAACTGGTTGTCCTGGCGACAGCTGCTGGTATCAACACAGCTCTGTCTACTGTGGATAAAGCAGTCTGAACTGGTTGTCCTGGCGACAGCTGCTGGTATCAACACAGCTCTGTCTACCGTGGATAAAGCAGTGTGAACTGGTTGTCCTGGCGACAGCTGCTGGTATCAACACAGCTCTGTCTACTGTGGATAAAGCAGTCTGAACTGGTTGTCCTGGCGACAGCTGCTGGTATCAACACAGCTCTGTCTACCGTGGATAAAGCAGTGTGAACTGGTTGTCCTGGCGACAGCTGCTGGTATCAACACAGCTCTGTCTACTGTGGATAAAGCAGTGTGAACTGGTTGTCCTGGCGACAGCTGCTGGTATCAACACAGCTCTGTCTACTGTGGATAAAGCAGTGTGAACTGGTTGTCCTGGCGACAGCTGCTGGTATCAACACAGCTCTGTCTACCGTGGATAAAGCAGTCTGAACTGGTTGTCCTGGCGACAGCTGCTGGTATCAACACAGCTCTGTCTACTGTGGATAAAGCAGTCTGAACTGGTTGTCCTGGCGACAGCTGCTGGTATCAACACAGCTCTGTCTACCGTGGATAAAGCAGTGTGAACTGGTTGTCCTGGCGACAGCTGCTGGTATCAACACAGCTCTGTCTACTGTGGATAAAGCAGTCTGAACTGGTTGTCCTGGCGACAGCTGCTGGTATCAACACAGCTCTGTCTACCGTGGATAAAGCAGTGTGAACTGGTTGTCCTGGCGACAGCTGCTGGTATCAACACAGCTCTGTCTACTGTGGATAAAGCAGTGTGAACTGGTTGTCCTGGCGACAGCTGCTGGTATCAACACAGCTCTGTCTACTGTGGATAAAGCAGTGTGAACTGGTTGTCCTGGCGACAGCTGCTGGTATCAACACAGCTCTGTCTACCGTGGATAAAGCAGTCTGAACTGGTTGTCCTGGCGACAGCTGCTGGTATCAACACAGCTCTGTCTACCGTGGATAAAGCAGTGTGAACTGGTTGAAGCTGAGTACAGCTGCTGGTATCAACTTGGCTCGTTGCTCTCTAGTGAccccttgtggcgggccgggccgGGCGCCTTCAGGTCGAGTTCAGTCGTAaagtgaacagtgtttcctccgacacgttggtgcggctggttaagcgggcgggtgttaagaagcgcagtTTGTGGAGTCGTGTTTtcgaggacgcatgactcgaccttcgacTTCCcgaggagttgcagcgatgagacaagatcgaaattgcATTACTTCCTCATGTTTTCCTCCAATCACAGTGTATGATACCATGTAGAAGCTCTGAGTCATTACTTCCTCATGTTCTCCTCCAATCACAGTGTATGATACCATGTAGAAGCTCTGAGTCATTACTCCCTCATGTTTCCTCCAATCACAGTGTATGATACCATGTAGAAGCTCTGACTCATTACTTCCTCATGTTCTCCTCCAATCACAGTGTATGATACCATGTAGAAGCTCTGAGTCATTACTCCCTCATGTTTCCTCCAATCACAGTGTATGATACCATGTAGAAGCTCTGACTCATTACTTCCTCATGTTCTCCTCCAGTCACAGTGTATGATTCCATGTAGAAGCTCTGACTCATTACTCCCTCATGTTTCCTCCAATCACAGTGTATGATACCATGTAGAAGCTCTGACTCATTACTTCCTCATGTTCTCCTCCAGTCACAGTGTATGATACCATGTAGAAGCTCTGAGTCATTACTTCCTCATGATTCCTCCAATCACAGTGTATGATACCATGGAGAAGCTCTGAGTCATTACTTCCTCATGTTTCCTCCAATCACAGTGTATGATACCATGTAGAAGCTCTGAGTCATTACTTCCTCATGTTTCCTCCAATCACAGTGTATGATACCATGTagaagctctgacgaaggccttgaaagcttaataaagagcagtgtgggagtttcttcttcttcttttttctcaTGTTATCCCATTTACCTGCAACAAAAAGATCAGCTCAGATGTGCCTTTTTTTAAGTTGTGTTAGTTGCACAATATGTATTTTGGATGCAGCGGttgttagctagaatgctaacGCTCATTGACAAAGCTAGCCAAAGAGCATTTTAttggttgaagtcggaagtgtttttaaaaaaaaaaagtattaaaaCAGTTGTTTTGCGACGATGACACAAACatattaagcaggacattcaCATGAGCCTTACATTTGTAGTTAAGAAAGTAGTGTGAAATACACACATAAGCTGTAACCAGTAAATGGAGGCTATTAGAACTCCCTGGGTTTTCTCCCACGGCGCGGAGTTCGTGAACAGCAACACAGATCTTAATGCTGCAATGTTTTGCAATCACAGACAGAGATATTGGAGGGGCCTGTATTGGAGGGGCCTGTATTGAAGGGGCATGTATTGGAGGGGCCTGTATTGAAGAGCCTATATTGGAGGGGCCTATATTGGAGGGGCCTGTATTGGAGGGGCCTGTATTGGAGGGGCCTGTATTGAAGGGGCATGTATTGGAGGGGCATGTATTGAAGAGCCTATATTGGAGGGGCCTATATTGGAGGGGCCTGTATTGAAGGGGCCTGTATTGGAGGGGCCTGTATTGAAGGGGCATGTATTGGAGGGGCCTGTATTGAAGGGGCATGTATTGAAGGGGCCTGTATTGGAGGGGCCTGTATTGGAGGGGCCTGTATTGGAGGGGCCTGTATTGAAGGGGCCTGTATTGGAGGGGCCTGTATTGAAGGGGCCTGTATTGGAGGGGCCTGTATTGAAGAGCCTATATTGGAGGGGCCTATATTGGAGGGGCCTGTATTGAAGGGGCCTGTATTGGAGGGGCCTGTATTGAAGGGGCATGTATTGGAGGGGCCTGTATTGGAGGGGCCTGTATTGAAGGGGCATGTATTGGAGGGGCCTGTATTGAAGGGGCCTGTATTGGAGGGGCCTGTATTGGAGGGGCCTGTATTGGAGGGGCCTATATTGGATGGTCCGGTATTGAAGGGGCAGTTATTGAAGGGGCCTGTATTGGAGGGGCCTGTATTGAAGGGGCCTGTATTGGAGGGGCCTGTATTGGAGGGGCCTGTATTGGAGGGGCCTGTATTGGAGGGGCCTGTATTGAAGGGGCCTGTATTGGAGGGGACTGTATTGGAGGGGCCTGTATTGGAGGGGCCTGTATTGGAGGGGCCTGTATTGAAGGGGCATGTATTGGAGGGGCCTGTATTGAAGGGGCCTGTATTGGAGGGGACTGTATTGGAGGGGCCTGTATTGGAGGGGCCTATATTGGATGGTCCGGTATTGAAGGGGCAGTTATTGAAGGGGCCTGTATTGAAGGGGCCGTTATTGAAGGGGCCTATATTGGAGGGTCCGGTATTGAAGGGGCAGTTATTGAAGGGGCCGTTATTGAAGGGGCCGTTATTGAAGGGGCCTGTATTGAAGGGGCCGGTATTGAAGGGGCCGGTATTGGAGGGGCCTGTATTGGAGGGGACTATATTGGATGGTCCGGTATTGGAGGGGCCGTTATTGAAGGGGCCTGTATTGAAGGGGCCTATATTGGATGGTCCGGTATTGGAGGGGACTATATTGGAGGGTCCGGTATTGGAGGGGCCGTTATTGAAGGGGCCTGTATTGAAGGGGCCTATATTGGATGGTCCGGTATTGGAGGGGACTATATTGGTGACAATGTCTGCTGAGAGTTTCAGCAACTTTAATAACTTATTTCTGGCCTACAATCATCCACTTTACTACTAATAGGAAATAAATAAGACAGAATATGACTATTGTTGCTCACTTGACTGTCTAAGACAATTGTCAAATATGTTTATCAAAGCATTAAAACATTCAGGACAAATTATTGCACATCATCATGGGCTTTTAGCTGAAATAAACAGTGGATTTctgctgttgtgggcctttaaccatctttctgactttgttgttcacacaggagagagacttGACTATcatggatcctctggggagcctgaACAACAACATGGTGCAGAGCAGAGTCTCTCCACATCAGAACATTTCAATAAACACCAGCGGACACCCACAGGAGAGAAATCTAACCACTGCTCTGTCTGTGGGAAGAGTTACTCAAGATCAGATTCATTGAAagcacaccagagaattcacactggagaaaaatcttatagctgtgatcaatgtgggaagattTTTGCTACATCAAGCAAGCTGACTATacaccagagaaaacacacaggagagaaatctttcCACTGCtcagactgtgggaagagttactCAAGATCAGATTCACTGAAagcacaccagagaattcacactggagagaaaccttatagctgtgatcattgtgggaagagttttactacatTGAGCCAGCTGACTTTACACCAGAGcaatcacacaggagagaaaccttacaactgctctgactgtggaaagagttttgttttatcaggatatttaaaatcacaccagagaatacacacaggagagaaaccgtatagctgtgatcaatgtgacaAGAGATTTAGTCACTCAAGCAGCCTGattgtacaccagagaacacacacaggagagaagcctta
Protein-coding regions in this window:
- the LOC135530571 gene encoding zinc finger protein 239-like isoform X2, whose protein sequence is MSSLSYSPDKEEEICWTEKEALVKEEEEEEAVTIQKQVDGEAVAVKEEEKDAFRVKEEEDVTVKEEEEEKEEGAVFGVKEEEGEMTVTSKEEEEETGYLGPFSQTQLKASNGERLDYHGSSGEPEQQHGAEQSLSTSEHFNKHQRTPTGEKSNHCSVCGKSYSRSDSLKAHQRIHTGEKSYSCDQCGKIFATSSKLTIHQRKHTGEKSFHCSDCGKSYSRSDSLKAHQRIHTGEKPYSCDHCGKSFTTLSQLTLHQSNHTGEKPYNCSDCGKSFVLSGYLKSHQRIHTGEKPYSCDQCDKRFSHSSSLIVHQRTHTGEKPYSCDQCGKSFTESTQLTKHQRKHTGEEISSFL
- the LOC135530571 gene encoding zinc finger protein 239-like isoform X1, with product MSSLSYSPDKEEEICWTEKEALVKEEEEEEAVTIQKQVDGEAVAVKEEEKDAFRVKEEEDVTVKEEEEEKEEGAVFGVKEEEGEMTVTSKEEEEETGYLGPFSQTQLKASNGNDEFSLKMVLRNRSLINTRERLDYHGSSGEPEQQHGAEQSLSTSEHFNKHQRTPTGEKSNHCSVCGKSYSRSDSLKAHQRIHTGEKSYSCDQCGKIFATSSKLTIHQRKHTGEKSFHCSDCGKSYSRSDSLKAHQRIHTGEKPYSCDHCGKSFTTLSQLTLHQSNHTGEKPYNCSDCGKSFVLSGYLKSHQRIHTGEKPYSCDQCDKRFSHSSSLIVHQRTHTGEKPYSCDQCGKSFTESTQLTKHQRKHTGEEISSFL